The proteins below come from a single Malus sylvestris chromosome 3, drMalSylv7.2, whole genome shotgun sequence genomic window:
- the LOC126614231 gene encoding pentatricopeptide repeat-containing protein At4g39620, chloroplastic-like: protein MSLTISPNSLQPSTFQFTFHSSQNYSFTQPWLPHPLIRKRPRTRISCVSTRPKRNPGPKTEDPEVREVVRTLMRSFSDKEPLLKTLNKYVKIVRTEHCFMLFEELGKTDKWLQCLEVFRWMQRQRWYVADNGVYSKLISVMGKKGQTRMAMWLFSEMRNSGCRPDTSVYNALISAHLNSKDKAKALDKALGYFNKMKGMERCQPSIVTYNILLRAFAQSRNVEKVNALFKDLDESVASPDIYTYNGVMDAYGKNGNIREMESVLSRMKSNQCKPDIITFNLLIDSYGKKQQFDKMEQVFKSLLRSKEKPTLPTFNSMIINYGKARLMEKAEHVFQKMTDMKYTPSFITYESLIMMYGFCDCVSKARDVFERLADSGRELKVSTLNAMLDVYCMNGLPMEADKLFVSANSIRVRPNVSTYKLLYKYYTKGNMKELLEKLLKSMENDGIVPNKRFFLEALGAFFSSPGSPGSVTATTALSRQQDGAKT from the exons ATGTCCCTAACAATCTCACCCAACTCTCTCCAACCCTCTACATTTCAATTTACCTTTCATTCCTCCCAAAATTACAGCTTCACCCAGCCATGGCTTCCGCATCCGCTTATCCGTAAGCGACCTAGGACCCGAATTTCCTGCGTTTCGACCCGACCCAAAAGAAATCCGGGACCAAAGACCGAGGACCCGGAAGTCCGGGAGGTGGTTCGGACGCTCATGAGGAGCTTCAGTGACAAAGAGCCGTTGTTGAAGACGCTAAATAAGTACGTTAAGATTGTGAGGACGGAGCATTGCTTTATGCTCTTTGAAGAGCTTGGGAAGACTGATAAGTGGCTTCAGTGCTTGGAG GTGTTCAGATGGATGCAAAGACAGCGGTGGTACGTTGCTGATAACGGTGTGTATTCAAAATTGATCTCGGTTATGGGAAAGAAAGGCCAAACTCGGATGGCAATGTGGCTTTTCTCTGAGATGCGTAATAGTGGGTGCCGGCCTGATACTTCTGTCTACAATGCACTTATCTCAGCCCACTTAAACTCCAAGGACAAAGCAAAGGCTTTGGACAAAGCTCTTGGATacttcaacaagatgaagggaATGGAACGATGCCAACCCAGCATTGTGACCTACAACATTCTTTTGAGAGCTTTTGCACAATCTCGAAATGTAGAGAAAGTTAATGCTTTATTTAAGGATCTTGATGAGAGCGTTGCTTCCCCTGATATTTATACGTATAATGGTGTAATGGATGCATATGGGAAGAATGGGAATATAAGAGAAATGGAATCTGTGCTTTCTCGGATGAAAAGTAATCAGTGTAAGCCTGACATAATCACCTTTAATTTGCTGATTGATTCATATGGGAAGAAGCAACAATTCGATAAGATGGAACAGGTATTTAAGAGCTTACTTCGTTCCAAGGAGAAACCAACACTTCCAACGTTTAATTCAATGATCATAAATTATGGGAAGGCAAGGCTTATGGAGAAAGCGGAACATGTATTCCAGAAGATGACTGACATGAAATATACGCCAAGCTTCATAACATATGAGAGTCTTATCATGATGTATGGGTTCTGCGATTGTGTTTCAAAAGCTAGGGATGTATTTGAAAGGTTGGCTGATTCTGGAAGGGAGCTAAAGGTTTCAACGCTGAATGCGATGCTCGATGTTTACTGCATGAATGGTTTGCCCATGGAAGCTGATAAGCTTTTTGTCAGTGCAAATAGTATTAGGGTACGCCCAAATGTATCAACATATAAACTTCTATACAAGTATTACACTAAGGGCAACATGAAGGAGCTTCTCGAGAAACTGCTGAAGTCCATGGAAAATGATGGTATTGTCCCTAATAAGAGGTTCTTTCTAGAGGCTCTTGGGGCATTTTTCTCTTCACCAGGGAGTCCAGGCTCCGTGACTGCTACAACTGCTTTGAGCAGACAGCAGGATGGCGCAAAAACTTAG